In the Magnetospira sp. QH-2 genome, one interval contains:
- a CDS encoding AsmA-like C-terminal region-containing protein → MIKKTLRGAVQILGGLGAGLTIVLVLLAWRLSSGPIHLGFLTPHLEDILNSPEQTLTLRLEDTVLTWAGWKRTLDIRLINARLTGADGQTVASVPELSLSLSGHALVQGVVAPRRIELFGPTLSVVRKQDGGWELDLGEAEAEEASTDIAVLLADLRAAPDPARPLTYLARVNIHEGSLTVEDRGKGMTWRAPNVDAALQRDRETLEARLEANLALGDMMARLTANGSLNLDQETYATDLEISDLPLNTLAPMHESLSPLKGQALPVGGTITVVGDLAGGIEALDFDLSAESGVILLPDPMPQTLELAAATLRGGYLYREQRLTIAELVAEFPEDTKVLLPPENHPEPLRAIRGSGRVWLTDGRVDIPSLSLDLDGPTLLAKGQADPLGDDLRITAEAKLLDAPVNDWHKIWPKGLADNARDWCLEHLSNGRAAEGDVHVALTLKADRTVEVETVEGNLVAEAIDVAYLPPMPTVHKVWGSATFDTSSFNITLKPVRDGKLTIEKGQINLFDLDTAVEKANIKLQISGPAPAALHLIDHQPFRFASAVGLDPTSVQGNSRTSLTLTFALAKDLKTEDVTVLAESDLTDVRMSDIVLDLDLNDGKLHLTADNEGMEVRGEAMVGTIPASISWREYFSAPRPFVRRYHVQGVLSDAQRIDEVGLEFAPFTRDFMTGPAAAEVRYTVKDEHDGVLQARLDLRDTALSLSGLGWQKEPGRDGQGEAELTLRDGNITAVPRFVVRAGDLMIQGQAEFGQTEPPLRRVQFDNFAYGHTQLAGLVVPREGGGWDANFEGDSFDMASLLENLSRTEKTGADEKDMPPVTLSTNVKRLWLGEGRELTQVAGAMNFDGEKWRGIHMQGKVSGDNDISLTIKPEGDKRLLEVKSTDAGAALRVFDLYDRMVGGALDLNGEFHDRFLDSPLSGRLKVNDFRLVKAPTIAKLAAYMSITGVLEALDGKEGLKFSSLDLPFLYRDGTIEVKDGKATGLSLGGTLSGKYQVAEDKVDFNGTLVPAYALNAILGNIPLLGDLLTGGEEGGGIFAATYKVKGPIEEPEVDVNALSALAPGFLRNLFGVINETQEEAQNPDATPAPIDLLGDDSP, encoded by the coding sequence GTGATCAAGAAGACCCTTCGCGGCGCAGTGCAGATTTTGGGCGGATTGGGCGCTGGGCTGACCATCGTCCTGGTTCTGCTTGCCTGGCGTCTGAGTTCGGGACCCATCCACCTGGGCTTTTTGACCCCGCACCTGGAAGACATCCTCAACAGCCCGGAACAGACTCTGACATTGCGGCTCGAAGATACGGTTCTGACCTGGGCAGGGTGGAAGCGCACCTTGGATATCCGCCTGATCAACGCCCGACTGACTGGCGCCGATGGTCAAACAGTGGCCAGTGTGCCCGAGTTGTCCCTCTCCTTGAGCGGTCATGCCCTGGTCCAAGGCGTGGTGGCTCCCCGGCGGATCGAACTGTTTGGCCCGACTCTAAGCGTGGTCCGAAAACAAGACGGGGGCTGGGAGCTGGATCTGGGAGAAGCCGAGGCCGAAGAGGCCAGTACCGACATCGCTGTGCTGCTCGCCGATCTGCGCGCCGCGCCCGACCCGGCGCGCCCCCTGACCTATCTGGCACGGGTCAATATCCACGAGGGCAGCCTGACCGTGGAGGATCGTGGCAAGGGCATGACCTGGCGGGCTCCCAATGTGGACGCCGCCCTGCAACGGGACAGGGAAACGCTGGAGGCTCGGCTGGAGGCGAACCTGGCCCTGGGTGACATGATGGCCCGGTTGACCGCCAATGGCAGTCTGAACCTGGATCAAGAAACTTACGCCACCGACCTTGAAATCAGTGACCTACCGCTCAACACCTTGGCCCCCATGCACGAAAGTCTCTCGCCCCTTAAGGGTCAAGCCCTGCCGGTGGGCGGCACGATCACGGTGGTCGGTGATCTTGCGGGCGGGATTGAGGCCTTGGATTTTGATTTGTCGGCCGAGAGCGGCGTGATCCTTTTGCCCGATCCCATGCCCCAGACCCTGGAGTTGGCGGCGGCGACCCTGCGGGGCGGATATCTCTATCGCGAACAACGGCTGACCATCGCCGAGTTGGTGGCCGAATTTCCCGAAGACACCAAGGTGTTGTTGCCCCCGGAGAATCACCCCGAACCACTGCGTGCCATCCGGGGATCCGGTCGCGTCTGGCTGACCGATGGGCGCGTGGACATCCCCAGCCTCAGCCTCGACTTGGATGGCCCCACTCTGTTGGCCAAGGGGCAGGCCGATCCCTTGGGTGATGATCTACGGATCACCGCCGAGGCCAAACTGCTCGACGCGCCCGTGAACGATTGGCACAAGATCTGGCCGAAAGGCCTGGCGGACAACGCCCGAGATTGGTGCTTGGAACATCTTTCCAACGGGCGCGCCGCCGAAGGGGATGTCCATGTGGCGCTGACCTTGAAAGCCGACAGGACCGTTGAGGTCGAAACCGTTGAAGGCAATCTTGTCGCCGAAGCCATTGATGTGGCTTACCTGCCTCCCATGCCAACGGTTCACAAGGTCTGGGGCTCGGCGACATTTGATACATCGAGCTTCAATATCACCTTGAAACCGGTGCGCGATGGCAAACTCACCATCGAGAAGGGTCAGATCAATCTGTTTGATCTGGATACCGCCGTGGAAAAGGCGAACATCAAGCTGCAAATCAGCGGCCCCGCGCCCGCGGCGTTGCACTTGATCGATCACCAGCCGTTCCGCTTTGCTTCCGCCGTGGGCCTGGACCCAACCAGCGTCCAAGGCAACTCCCGCACATCACTCACTCTCACCTTTGCCCTGGCCAAGGATCTGAAGACCGAAGACGTGACCGTCCTGGCGGAATCGGACCTGACCGATGTGCGCATGTCCGACATCGTGCTCGACCTGGACCTGAACGACGGCAAGCTTCACTTGACCGCCGACAATGAAGGCATGGAAGTGCGGGGCGAGGCCATGGTCGGCACCATTCCCGCCTCCATTTCCTGGCGCGAGTACTTTTCCGCGCCGCGGCCCTTTGTCCGCCGCTATCACGTCCAGGGCGTGCTTTCCGATGCCCAGCGGATCGACGAGGTGGGGCTGGAATTTGCCCCCTTTACCCGGGATTTCATGACCGGACCGGCGGCGGCGGAAGTCCGCTATACGGTCAAAGACGAACATGACGGCGTGCTTCAGGCCCGTTTGGATCTGCGCGACACGGCCTTGTCTCTGTCCGGACTGGGTTGGCAAAAGGAACCCGGACGGGACGGCCAAGGAGAAGCGGAACTGACCCTGCGGGATGGCAACATTACAGCCGTGCCGCGGTTCGTGGTGCGGGCCGGAGACCTGATGATTCAAGGACAGGCGGAATTTGGTCAGACCGAGCCGCCCTTGCGCCGGGTCCAGTTCGACAATTTCGCCTATGGCCATACCCAGTTGGCTGGATTGGTGGTGCCCCGGGAGGGCGGTGGTTGGGACGCCAATTTCGAGGGCGACAGCTTTGATATGGCGAGCCTGCTGGAAAATCTGTCTCGCACCGAAAAAACCGGCGCCGATGAAAAGGATATGCCACCAGTCACCCTGTCCACCAACGTCAAGCGTCTATGGTTGGGCGAAGGACGCGAACTGACCCAGGTGGCCGGTGCCATGAACTTTGATGGCGAGAAATGGCGCGGTATCCACATGCAGGGCAAGGTGAGCGGCGACAATGACATCTCCCTGACCATCAAACCCGAGGGAGACAAGCGCCTGCTGGAGGTAAAATCCACCGATGCCGGCGCGGCGTTACGGGTTTTCGACCTCTATGACCGGATGGTCGGCGGCGCGCTGGACCTGAATGGGGAGTTCCACGACCGGTTCTTGGATTCTCCCTTGTCTGGACGCTTGAAGGTCAATGATTTCCGGCTGGTCAAGGCGCCGACCATTGCCAAACTCGCGGCCTACATGTCCATTACCGGCGTACTGGAAGCACTGGACGGTAAAGAAGGCCTGAAATTCAGCAGCCTGGATTTGCCGTTCCTTTATCGCGACGGCACCATCGAAGTGAAGGATGGCAAGGCCACCGGTCTGAGCCTGGGCGGAACGCTGTCCGGAAAATATCAGGTGGCAGAAGACAAGGTGGATTTCAATGGAACCCTGGTCCCCGCCTATGCGCTGAACGCCATCTTGGGAAACATTCCCTTGCTCGGCGATCTATTGACCGGCGGAGAGGAAGGCGGTGGCATTTTCGCCGCCACCTATAAAGTCAAAGGCCCCATCGAAGAACCGGAAGTGGACGTCAACGCCCTCTCCGCGCTCGCCCCCGGCTTTCTGCGCAATTTGTTCGGAGTCATCAATGAAACGCAGGAAGAGGCCCAGAACCCGGATGCCACCCCAGCACCCATCGACCTGCTCGGCGACGATTCCCCTTGA
- a CDS encoding bifunctional [glutamine synthetase] adenylyltransferase/[glutamine synthetase]-adenylyl-L-tyrosine phosphorylase gives MINPSLRIAAKNVPNAARPNDAALGWERLRDTIGYGNDADLIRWADDLQATEQGKALLNALFGNSPYLTQSAVLEPGFLRDLLADGPDATRDKVMEGLDALSKDLPTVADLSRLIRVAKRRVALLTALADIAGIWSLELVTEALTTLAEKTLGLSAARALTDIAKRGAFELAHPEDPQKNSGLVILGMGKLGGRELNYSSDIDLIVLYDAERMRTENPGDLQTHMVRMTRNLVKMMDERTADGYVFRTDLRLRPDPGSTPVALSVIAAETYYESIGQNWERAAMIKARPVAGDIEAGEAFLARLRPFVWRKNLDFASLQDIHAIKRQIHAHKGGAEIEFAGHNVKLGRGGIREIEFFAQTQQLIWGGRMAQLRIRPTLKAMDVLVEIQQVARETADDLHESYHYLRRVEHRLQMIDDQQTHSLPEGETELDHLAIFLGYEGREAFAKDLLAHLRQVETHYAALFGEDEKPEEAEGNLVFTGSEDDPETLKTLRDMGFENPQAVAVTVRGWHHGRYSCTRAVRARQLLTELMPALLGALGRTSDPDHAFRRLDTFLSHLPTGVQFFSLIQANPNLLDMVAHILGGAPRLAEHLARNPVLLDNVLTPGFLDTTPDSAELDEEMDGRLAQGSYYEEKLDIARRWANDRRFQCGLQVLHDLLPPADAALALTNLAESALRRLSPWVEEEFRQAHGHIPGAGMVVLGMGKMGGQEMTPTSDLDLIFIYESSDPNACSLGRRSLGASQYYARLSQRLINAFTAPTSEGILYEVDMRLRPSGNAGPMATSLAAFEKYQEESAWTWEHMALTRARPISGPHELAEKIMAIVQRTLTRERDPETLLRDVADMRRKMEAEHGTDSPWEIKHFRGGLVDIEFLVQYLQLRHAHAQPEVLRANTRSALDGLRVAGILSDSVAEDLIRAADLWQALQEILRLVVEGAFRPERLHKGLQEILAVAGGVERFDLLEDKIRTLAATAHGHYMDIIERPARALPPKE, from the coding sequence ATGATTAATCCTTCCCTGCGAATAGCGGCCAAAAATGTTCCAAATGCGGCAAGGCCGAATGATGCGGCCCTGGGATGGGAGCGATTGCGCGATACCATCGGCTACGGCAACGATGCCGACCTGATCCGCTGGGCCGACGATTTACAGGCCACAGAGCAAGGCAAGGCCCTGCTCAACGCCCTGTTCGGCAATAGTCCTTACCTGACCCAAAGTGCGGTTTTGGAGCCGGGATTCCTGCGCGATCTATTGGCCGACGGGCCCGATGCGACACGGGATAAGGTTATGGAGGGCCTGGACGCGCTTTCCAAGGATTTGCCGACGGTGGCTGACCTTTCCCGGTTGATCCGGGTGGCCAAGCGCCGGGTGGCCTTGCTCACCGCCTTGGCCGATATAGCGGGCATTTGGTCGTTGGAACTGGTCACCGAGGCGCTCACAACTCTGGCTGAAAAGACGCTGGGGTTGTCGGCCGCGCGGGCGCTGACCGATATCGCCAAGCGGGGCGCGTTCGAACTGGCCCATCCGGAGGATCCTCAGAAGAACTCCGGCCTGGTGATTCTCGGCATGGGCAAGCTGGGCGGACGGGAATTGAACTACTCCAGCGACATTGATCTGATCGTACTTTATGACGCCGAGCGCATGCGCACCGAAAATCCCGGTGATCTGCAAACCCACATGGTCCGCATGACCCGCAATCTGGTCAAGATGATGGATGAACGCACCGCCGACGGTTACGTGTTTCGCACCGATTTGCGGCTGCGCCCGGACCCGGGATCAACTCCGGTGGCCCTGTCGGTGATCGCCGCCGAGACCTATTATGAAAGCATTGGGCAAAACTGGGAGCGGGCGGCGATGATCAAGGCCCGCCCGGTGGCGGGGGATATCGAGGCCGGGGAGGCGTTTCTCGCCCGGCTGCGGCCCTTTGTATGGCGCAAGAACCTGGATTTTGCCTCGTTGCAGGACATTCACGCCATCAAGCGGCAGATCCACGCCCACAAGGGCGGGGCCGAGATCGAGTTCGCCGGGCATAACGTCAAACTAGGCCGGGGCGGCATCCGCGAGATCGAATTCTTTGCCCAGACTCAGCAGCTGATCTGGGGCGGGCGCATGGCGCAACTGCGCATCCGTCCGACATTGAAGGCCATGGATGTGCTGGTGGAGATCCAGCAGGTGGCCCGCGAAACCGCCGATGACCTGCATGAGTCTTATCATTACCTGCGCCGGGTAGAGCACCGCTTGCAAATGATTGATGATCAGCAGACCCATAGTCTGCCCGAGGGTGAAACGGAGTTGGATCATCTGGCCATCTTCCTTGGTTACGAAGGGCGGGAGGCTTTCGCGAAGGATCTTTTGGCCCATCTCCGCCAGGTGGAAACCCACTATGCGGCCCTGTTCGGCGAGGACGAGAAACCAGAGGAGGCCGAGGGCAATCTGGTCTTCACTGGTAGCGAGGACGACCCGGAAACCCTCAAGACTTTGCGGGATATGGGATTCGAGAACCCGCAAGCCGTCGCGGTAACGGTGCGTGGGTGGCACCATGGGCGCTATAGCTGCACCCGCGCCGTGCGGGCCCGGCAATTGTTGACCGAGTTGATGCCCGCCTTGCTCGGCGCCTTGGGCCGGACCTCCGATCCCGACCATGCTTTTCGACGGCTGGATACTTTTTTGTCTCATCTGCCGACGGGTGTGCAGTTCTTCTCGTTGATTCAGGCCAACCCCAATCTGCTCGACATGGTGGCCCATATTCTTGGCGGCGCCCCCCGTCTGGCCGAGCATCTAGCCCGCAATCCGGTATTGCTGGACAACGTACTGACGCCGGGCTTTCTCGATACCACCCCGGATAGCGCCGAGTTGGACGAGGAGATGGATGGCCGTCTGGCGCAGGGGAGCTACTACGAAGAAAAGCTCGATATCGCCCGCCGCTGGGCCAACGACCGCCGCTTCCAATGTGGTCTGCAAGTGCTGCACGACTTGTTGCCCCCCGCCGATGCGGCCCTGGCCCTGACCAATCTGGCCGAAAGCGCGCTCCGCCGTCTCAGTCCCTGGGTGGAAGAAGAATTCCGTCAGGCCCATGGCCATATTCCCGGAGCGGGCATGGTGGTGCTGGGCATGGGCAAAATGGGCGGACAGGAAATGACCCCCACGTCGGACCTGGATCTGATCTTCATCTATGAATCCAGCGATCCCAATGCCTGTTCTCTGGGGCGGCGATCCTTGGGCGCCAGCCAGTATTACGCCCGACTCAGTCAGCGGCTGATCAATGCCTTCACCGCGCCGACGTCCGAGGGCATCCTTTACGAAGTGGATATGCGCCTGCGGCCTTCGGGCAATGCCGGCCCCATGGCCACGTCCCTTGCCGCGTTCGAGAAGTATCAAGAGGAATCCGCCTGGACCTGGGAGCATATGGCCTTGACCCGCGCCCGTCCGATCAGCGGACCGCATGAGCTGGCGGAAAAGATCATGGCCATCGTTCAGCGGACCTTGACCCGCGAGCGGGACCCGGAAACCCTGCTGCGCGACGTGGCCGATATGCGCAGGAAGATGGAGGCCGAGCACGGCACCGACTCGCCCTGGGAGATTAAACATTTCCGGGGTGGATTGGTGGATATTGAATTCCTGGTCCAATACTTGCAACTGCGCCATGCCCATGCCCAGCCGGAAGTGCTCCGCGCCAATACCCGCTCGGCTCTGGATGGCCTGCGGGTGGCGGGCATTCTCTCAGACTCGGTGGCCGAGGACCTGATTCGGGCCGCTGATCTTTGGCAGGCGTTGCAGGAGATTTTGCGGCTGGTGGTCGAAGGAGCTTTCCGGCCGGAAAGGCTTCACAAGGGATTGCAAGAGATCCTGGCCGTCGCCGGCGGTGTCGAGCGATTCGATTTGCTGGAAGATAAGATCCGCACCCTGGCGGCCACCGCCCATGGACACTATATGGACATCATCGAGCGCCCGGCCCGGGCGCTCCCCCCCAAGGAATAA
- the bcp gene encoding thioredoxin-dependent thiol peroxidase, giving the protein MTIDVGDAAPPFDLPTDGEGRLTMAELSGKAVVLYFYPKDMTSGCTTQAEAFRDAIADYEAAGAVVVGVSKDPAKRHDKFKEKHDLPFTLIADEEGTLCQDYGVWKEKSMYGKKYMGIERSTFLIGADGKIVRVWRKVKVKGHVAEVLEAARELG; this is encoded by the coding sequence ATGACCATCGACGTCGGCGACGCCGCCCCCCCGTTCGACCTGCCCACCGACGGCGAAGGCCGCCTGACCATGGCCGAGCTGAGCGGCAAGGCGGTTGTGCTTTATTTCTATCCCAAGGACATGACATCGGGCTGCACCACCCAGGCCGAAGCCTTCCGCGATGCCATCGCCGACTACGAGGCCGCCGGAGCGGTGGTGGTTGGAGTCTCCAAGGACCCGGCCAAACGCCATGACAAATTCAAGGAAAAGCACGACCTGCCCTTCACCCTGATCGCCGACGAAGAGGGGACGCTGTGCCAGGACTACGGCGTATGGAAGGAAAAGAGCATGTACGGCAAGAAGTACATGGGCATCGAACGCTCCACCTTCCTGATCGGCGCCGACGGCAAGATTGTCCGCGTCTGGCGCAAGGTGAAGGTCAAGGGGCATGTGGCGGAGGTGTTGGAAGCGGCGCGCGAATTGGGTTAA
- a CDS encoding GNAT family N-acetyltransferase, whose amino-acid sequence MSKSKSSNFQVRLAQNQAEVEAAQALRYRVFYDEMGAQPTPQMERLKRDFDDYDEICDHLLVIDKEKSNGFPWVVGTYRLLRKSVALRNFGFYSEQEYDLSDLAAYPGEIVEVGRSCVDPHSRSGAVMQLLWSGIAEYIFNHRIELLFGCASFPGTEPDALTRSLSFLYDNHLAPEGMRPRALDELYVDMQAPSADEQGSLGDLPPLIKGYLRLGGFVGDGAVVDHQFNTTDICVVVKTDLLTEKYRRHYNKDNLVAA is encoded by the coding sequence GTGAGTAAATCCAAGTCGAGCAATTTTCAGGTCCGGCTGGCACAAAACCAAGCTGAGGTGGAAGCCGCCCAGGCGCTCCGCTACCGGGTGTTCTACGACGAAATGGGGGCCCAGCCGACACCGCAGATGGAACGCCTGAAGCGTGATTTCGACGATTATGATGAAATCTGTGACCACCTGCTGGTCATCGACAAAGAGAAGTCCAACGGGTTTCCCTGGGTCGTCGGCACCTATCGCCTGCTGCGCAAGAGCGTGGCCCTGCGTAATTTCGGATTCTATTCGGAACAGGAATACGACCTCTCGGACCTGGCGGCCTATCCCGGCGAGATCGTCGAAGTGGGCCGGTCCTGCGTTGATCCCCACAGCCGCTCGGGCGCCGTCATGCAATTGCTGTGGAGCGGGATCGCCGAATACATCTTCAATCACCGCATCGAATTGCTGTTCGGTTGCGCCAGCTTCCCCGGCACGGAGCCGGACGCCCTGACTCGCTCCCTGTCGTTTCTCTATGACAATCACTTGGCCCCCGAAGGGATGCGACCTCGGGCGCTGGACGAGCTCTATGTGGACATGCAGGCACCATCCGCCGACGAACAGGGGTCCCTGGGAGATTTGCCACCGTTGATCAAGGGCTATCTTCGTCTTGGCGGATTTGTCGGCGATGGTGCCGTCGTCGATCATCAGTTCAACACCACCGATATCTGCGTGGTGGTCAAGACCGACCTGCTGACCGAAAAATATCGCCGCCACTACAACAAGGACAACCTGGTGGCCGCATGA
- a CDS encoding 1-acyl-sn-glycerol-3-phosphate acyltransferase yields MTEPTATAEHHQALEVLPASAAKSIFNLSLFGLSLLICLPVYGLLYPLGRTVRRGITGFWFRIACRLCGLRLTVKGKQTNARPTLLVSNHISYLDIPVLGAVTNATFVSKSDVASWPVFGFLARIAGTVFIERVPARVRSQRQELSDRLLSGEPLILFPEGTSTRGAHVLPFKSALFGVAQALPEGQDLTVQPLSIAYVRLSDGMPLRGLLQALYGWYGDMTLGPHLKAVMGLPGAQVEVTFHKPIAVSGLQDRKALAAQCQQQVALGLAESLGESRAA; encoded by the coding sequence ATGACCGAGCCCACGGCGACGGCCGAACACCATCAGGCCCTTGAGGTCCTCCCGGCCTCCGCCGCCAAATCGATATTCAATCTAAGTCTGTTCGGGCTGTCATTGCTGATCTGTCTGCCAGTCTATGGATTGCTCTATCCCTTGGGACGGACGGTTCGGCGGGGCATTACCGGCTTCTGGTTTCGCATCGCCTGCCGACTCTGCGGCCTGCGGCTGACGGTTAAGGGAAAGCAGACAAACGCCCGTCCGACCCTGTTGGTCTCCAATCATATTTCATATCTGGATATCCCGGTGTTGGGGGCGGTGACCAATGCGACATTCGTCTCCAAGTCCGACGTGGCTTCTTGGCCGGTGTTCGGCTTTCTGGCCCGCATCGCCGGAACCGTGTTCATCGAGCGGGTCCCGGCCCGCGTCCGCTCTCAACGACAGGAACTGAGTGATCGCCTGTTGTCCGGCGAGCCGCTGATTTTGTTTCCCGAAGGGACCAGCACCCGAGGGGCTCATGTTCTGCCTTTCAAGTCGGCATTGTTCGGCGTTGCCCAAGCCTTGCCCGAGGGACAGGATCTGACCGTACAGCCCCTGTCTATCGCCTATGTGCGCCTGTCCGACGGGATGCCGCTCCGTGGGCTGTTGCAGGCCCTTTATGGCTGGTACGGGGATATGACCCTGGGCCCGCACTTGAAAGCGGTGATGGGGCTGCCTGGGGCGCAAGTGGAGGTCACTTTCCACAAGCCGATCGCCGTTTCCGGTCTTCAAGACCGCAAGGCCCTGGCCGCGCAATGCCAGCAGCAGGTAGCGTTGGGGTTGGCCGAGTCCCTGGGCGAGAGTCGGGCCGCATAA
- a CDS encoding phospholipid-binding protein MlaC, which yields MLKRFAVAAVAVLTLAQATSADAQSYGPRGPYGQQAPSGPYAGKYPGTFAPRVMPQRMQRGPQRPARAETETIVEAGIGKLRTFVMQNRKADKTAMLGFVTTEIAPYFDFDHMTKWALGKRSSALSDAERAKAAGWLSQHFLETLVRHMGVYNGARTRVQRAYEGRDGRATTSTVPVSVESRGGDNTNLEFRFYKGKDGWKVYDVKANGQSALMFYRRMLNDRVGNQQRQGQRRMPPRQYMNR from the coding sequence ATGCTCAAACGTTTCGCAGTCGCCGCCGTGGCGGTCCTGACCCTTGCCCAGGCCACTTCGGCCGATGCCCAATCCTATGGGCCACGCGGTCCCTATGGTCAGCAGGCCCCGTCGGGTCCCTATGCCGGAAAGTATCCCGGCACCTTTGCCCCCCGGGTCATGCCGCAACGCATGCAGCGCGGCCCGCAGCGTCCAGCCCGCGCCGAGACAGAGACCATCGTCGAAGCGGGTATTGGCAAGCTGCGCACCTTCGTTATGCAAAACCGCAAGGCCGACAAAACCGCCATGCTCGGTTTCGTGACCACCGAAATCGCGCCTTACTTCGACTTCGACCATATGACCAAGTGGGCCTTGGGCAAGCGGAGCAGTGCCCTGAGCGATGCCGAACGGGCCAAGGCCGCCGGATGGCTGAGCCAGCATTTCCTTGAGACCCTGGTACGTCACATGGGGGTCTATAACGGCGCCCGGACCCGTGTTCAGCGAGCCTACGAAGGTCGTGATGGCCGCGCCACCACCTCCACCGTGCCGGTCTCGGTGGAATCCCGGGGCGGTGACAACACCAACCTGGAATTCCGCTTCTATAAGGGTAAGGACGGCTGGAAAGTGTACGACGTGAAGGCCAACGGCCAAAGCGCCTTGATGTTCTATCGGCGCATGCTCAACGACCGGGTGGGCAATCAACAGCGCCAAGGGCAGCGCCGCATGCCGCCGCGCCAGTACATGAACCGCTAA
- the proB gene encoding glutamate 5-kinase, which translates to MSAAKHLTGDLKQAKRIVIKIGSALLVDESKGVLRRRWLQALAEDIATLRKEGREVIVVSSGSIAVGRRYLSLGQRPLRLEEKQAAAAAGMIRLAHAYQDALGHHGITVAQVLLTLDDTESRRRYINARNTLDTLLSLGSVPLINENDTVATDEIRFGDNDRLAARVAAMVSADTLVLLSDIDGLYTADPNRDPDARFLPEVLEISAEIEAMAGDPVTAHGSGGMVTKLAAAKICLGAGCRMAITQGHEEHPLKRLAEGARATWFLPKANPAKARKQWIAGSLKAVGTLWLDDGALTALNKGKSLLPAGVTKVEGKFGRGAAVVVRAADGHEVARGLMAYPSADARKIAGHKTSDIESLIGYRGSDEMIHRDDLVLL; encoded by the coding sequence ATGAGCGCGGCAAAGCATTTGACCGGCGACCTGAAACAGGCCAAGCGGATCGTCATCAAGATCGGCTCGGCGTTGTTGGTGGACGAATCCAAGGGCGTATTGCGTCGGCGCTGGCTACAGGCCCTGGCGGAGGACATCGCCACCCTTCGCAAAGAGGGGCGCGAGGTGATTGTCGTGTCGTCGGGATCCATCGCCGTCGGTCGGCGTTACCTATCTTTGGGCCAACGTCCCCTGCGGCTGGAAGAAAAGCAGGCCGCCGCCGCCGCCGGGATGATCCGCCTCGCCCATGCCTATCAAGATGCCCTGGGGCATCATGGCATCACCGTGGCCCAGGTTTTGTTGACCCTCGACGACACCGAGAGCCGCCGCCGCTATATCAATGCCCGCAATACCCTGGATACCTTGCTAAGTCTGGGCAGCGTGCCCTTGATCAACGAGAACGACACGGTGGCCACCGACGAGATCCGATTCGGCGACAATGACCGTCTCGCCGCCCGGGTGGCGGCCATGGTCAGCGCGGACACCCTGGTACTGCTGTCCGATATCGATGGGCTTTATACCGCCGATCCCAACCGCGACCCGGACGCCCGCTTCCTGCCGGAGGTGCTTGAAATCTCTGCCGAGATTGAAGCCATGGCCGGGGACCCAGTGACCGCCCATGGCTCCGGCGGCATGGTGACCAAATTGGCGGCGGCGAAGATCTGCTTGGGCGCCGGATGCCGCATGGCCATTACCCAAGGCCACGAGGAGCATCCTTTGAAACGGCTGGCCGAAGGCGCGCGAGCCACATGGTTTTTGCCCAAGGCCAACCCCGCCAAGGCACGCAAGCAATGGATCGCGGGCAGCCTGAAAGCGGTGGGCACTCTGTGGCTGGATGATGGCGCCCTAACGGCATTGAACAAAGGCAAGAGCCTGCTGCCCGCCGGAGTCACCAAGGTCGAGGGCAAGTTCGGGCGCGGTGCCGCCGTGGTGGTGCGAGCCGCCGATGGTCATGAGGTGGCGCGAGGTCTGATGGCCTATCCCTCCGCCGATGCACGCAAAATCGCCGGGCACAAAACCTCGGATATCGAATCGCTGATCGGCTATCGCGGCTCTGATGAAATGATCCATCGGGATGATTTGGTGTTGTTGTAG